A genomic region of Mesorhizobium sp. NZP2077 contains the following coding sequences:
- the mtaB gene encoding tRNA (N(6)-L-threonylcarbamoyladenosine(37)-C(2))-methylthiotransferase MtaB yields MSAALSKSPVFEGSLSEAPSRIDVVTFGCRLNTYESEVMRREAETAGLGALQGGAVIFNTCAVTGEAVRQAKQAIRKARRDNPQARIIVTGCAAQTEPEKFAAMDEVDLVLGNEEKLKAHSYRALPDFGVNDTEKARVNDIFSVRETAGHMVDAIEGRARAFVQVQNGCDHRCTFCIIPYGRGNSRSVPMGAVVEQVKRLAGNGYAEIVLTGVDMTSFGADLPGAPKLGKLVKTVLKQVPDVKRLRLSSIDSIEADDELLDAIATESRLMPHLHLSLQSGDDMILKRMKRRHLRDQSIRFCEDVRKLRPGIVFGADIIAGFPTETEDMFENSEKIVEECGLTHLHVFPFSPREGTPAARMPQLRREVVKQRAARLRAVGEAAYRRHLSSLPGTRQSILVERDGLGRTEGFTLAALGTGAPGEIVEATITGHDGIRLIAAPLAARAA; encoded by the coding sequence ATGTCGGCTGCTCTGTCCAAGAGCCCGGTCTTCGAAGGCTCCCTTTCCGAGGCCCCCAGCCGCATTGATGTGGTGACCTTCGGCTGCCGGCTGAACACCTATGAATCCGAAGTGATGAGGCGCGAGGCAGAAACCGCCGGGCTCGGCGCGCTGCAAGGCGGCGCCGTGATCTTCAACACCTGTGCCGTCACCGGCGAGGCGGTGCGCCAGGCCAAACAGGCGATCCGCAAGGCGCGCCGCGACAACCCGCAGGCGCGCATCATCGTCACCGGCTGCGCCGCCCAGACCGAACCTGAAAAATTCGCCGCCATGGACGAGGTCGATCTCGTGCTTGGCAATGAAGAAAAGCTCAAGGCGCATTCCTATCGCGCGCTGCCGGATTTTGGCGTCAACGACACCGAGAAGGCTCGCGTCAACGACATTTTCTCGGTGCGCGAAACCGCCGGCCATATGGTCGATGCCATCGAGGGCCGCGCGCGCGCCTTCGTCCAGGTGCAGAATGGCTGCGACCACCGCTGCACCTTCTGCATCATCCCCTACGGCCGCGGCAATTCGCGCTCGGTGCCGATGGGCGCGGTGGTCGAGCAGGTCAAGCGGCTGGCCGGCAACGGCTATGCCGAGATCGTGCTGACCGGCGTCGACATGACGTCTTTCGGCGCCGACCTGCCAGGCGCGCCGAAACTCGGCAAACTGGTGAAGACTGTCCTGAAACAGGTGCCCGACGTGAAGCGTCTGCGCCTATCCTCCATCGATTCGATCGAGGCCGACGACGAATTGCTCGACGCCATCGCCACCGAATCCAGGCTGATGCCGCATCTGCATCTGTCGTTGCAATCCGGCGACGACATGATCCTGAAACGCATGAAACGCCGCCATCTGCGCGACCAGTCGATCCGCTTCTGCGAGGACGTGCGCAAATTGCGTCCCGGCATCGTTTTTGGTGCCGACATCATCGCCGGCTTCCCGACAGAGACCGAAGACATGTTCGAGAACTCGGAAAAGATCGTCGAGGAATGCGGCCTGACCCACCTTCACGTCTTCCCGTTCAGCCCGCGCGAAGGCACGCCCGCCGCGCGCATGCCGCAGCTGCGCCGCGAAGTGGTCAAGCAGCGCGCCGCTAGGCTGCGTGCCGTCGGCGAAGCCGCGTATCGGCGCCATCTGTCCTCGCTGCCCGGCACACGCCAGTCGATCCTGGTCGAGCGCGACGGGCTTGGCCGCACCGAAGGCTTCACGCTTGCCGCGCTCGGCACGGGCGCGCCGGGCGAGATCGTCGAAGCGACAATTACTGGCCACGATGGTATCAGGCTGATCGCAGCCCCGCTTGCCGCACGCGCCGCCTGA
- the dapF gene encoding diaminopimelate epimerase translates to MASTAPFAKMNGIGNEIIVADMRGRADLVTAAAALVLNADAATRFDQIMAIHDAKTPGTAYYVDILNSDGTSAQACGNGMRCVVQALAAETGQKTFTFETRAGILNAREHADGTISVDMGIPRFGWQEIPLAEEFRDTRMIELQIGPIDAPVLHSPSALSMGNPHAIFWVDRDVWSYELERFGPLLENHPIFPERANITIARVTSPETMIIRTWERGAGLTKACGSAACAAVVAAARTRRTGRSVGLLTPGGGTLHVEWRDDDHVILTGAAEWEFSGSFDPSTGSWARDTESAA, encoded by the coding sequence ATGGCAAGCACTGCCCCTTTCGCCAAGATGAACGGCATCGGCAACGAGATCATCGTTGCCGACATGCGTGGCCGTGCCGACCTGGTGACGGCGGCGGCGGCGCTTGTGCTCAACGCCGATGCCGCGACCCGCTTCGACCAGATCATGGCGATCCATGATGCGAAGACGCCAGGCACCGCCTACTATGTCGACATCCTGAACTCGGACGGCACCAGTGCCCAGGCTTGCGGCAACGGCATGCGCTGTGTCGTGCAGGCGCTCGCCGCCGAGACCGGGCAAAAGACCTTCACCTTCGAAACCCGCGCCGGCATTCTTAACGCCCGGGAACATGCCGACGGTACGATCTCGGTCGACATGGGCATACCGCGTTTCGGCTGGCAGGAGATTCCGCTGGCGGAAGAATTCCGCGACACCCGCATGATCGAATTGCAGATCGGCCCGATCGACGCGCCGGTGTTGCATTCGCCCTCCGCCCTCTCGATGGGCAATCCGCACGCCATCTTCTGGGTCGACCGCGACGTCTGGTCCTATGAGCTCGAACGCTTCGGTCCGCTGCTCGAGAACCACCCGATCTTCCCCGAACGCGCCAACATCACCATCGCGCGGGTGACGTCGCCCGAAACCATGATCATCCGCACCTGGGAACGCGGCGCCGGCCTGACCAAGGCCTGCGGCTCGGCGGCTTGCGCCGCAGTGGTGGCCGCGGCCCGGACCAGGCGCACCGGCCGCAGCGTCGGCCTTTTGACCCCGGGCGGCGGCACGCTGCATGTCGAATGGCGCGACGACGACCACGTCATCCTGACCGGTGCCGCCGAATGGGAATTTTCCGGCAGCTTCGATCCCTCGACCGGCAGTTGGGCCCGCGACACCGAAAGCGCTGCCTGA
- a CDS encoding DUF1328 family protein, with protein MIKWIIILLIVAAAASLLGMPALAGAAATGARVLIGIVLVIFLLVVLGIFAVT; from the coding sequence ATGATCAAATGGATCATCATTCTGCTCATCGTCGCCGCCGCGGCGAGCCTGCTCGGCATGCCGGCGCTGGCCGGAGCCGCTGCCACTGGTGCGCGCGTCCTCATTGGCATTGTTCTGGTCATCTTCCTGCTGGTGGTGCTTGGCATCTTCGCCGTCACGTAA
- a CDS encoding MBL fold metallo-hydrolase: MAARKKGANRYYSGPANDHFDGTLFFNPGGQMPGRFTDLLKWQFNGQRAKWPATSPSLFPQARPAARVEGSDLTVTMVGHSTLLIQTAGLNILTDPVWSQRTSPFSLAGPKRVNPPGIAFDNLPPINIVLVSHNHYDHLDLATLKRLKEKHDPLVVTPLGNDVLIGEAVRDMRLSAHDWDDRVEIVDGVFVHVEPAHHWSARGARDRRMALWAGFVIETAAGKIYFAGDTGFHDGINYRLMADKHGGFRFAILPIGAYEPRWFMAPQHQNPEEAVQGMKLCNAAFAAGCHWGTFQLTDEPMDEPARKLAEALEVEGLPQDRFRALRPGEIWKVPEVEQG, translated from the coding sequence TTGGCCGCGAGAAAGAAAGGCGCCAACCGCTATTACAGCGGTCCGGCCAACGACCATTTCGATGGCACTCTGTTCTTCAATCCCGGCGGCCAGATGCCGGGGCGCTTCACCGATCTGCTGAAATGGCAGTTCAACGGCCAGCGCGCGAAATGGCCGGCGACCAGTCCGAGCCTCTTTCCGCAGGCAAGGCCGGCCGCGCGGGTCGAAGGTTCCGATCTGACCGTCACCATGGTCGGCCATTCCACTTTGCTGATCCAGACGGCCGGACTGAACATCCTCACCGATCCCGTCTGGTCGCAACGCACCTCGCCGTTTTCCCTCGCCGGACCAAAACGCGTCAATCCGCCGGGCATCGCCTTCGACAATCTGCCGCCGATCAACATCGTGCTGGTCAGCCACAACCACTATGATCATCTCGACCTAGCCACATTGAAGCGACTGAAGGAAAAACACGATCCGCTGGTGGTGACGCCGCTCGGCAACGATGTGCTGATCGGCGAGGCGGTTCGCGATATGCGGCTGTCGGCACATGACTGGGACGACAGGGTTGAGATCGTTGACGGCGTTTTCGTCCACGTCGAGCCGGCGCATCACTGGTCGGCGCGTGGCGCCCGCGACCGCCGCATGGCGCTGTGGGCCGGCTTTGTCATCGAAACCGCAGCCGGGAAAATCTATTTCGCCGGCGATACCGGCTTCCACGACGGCATCAACTACCGGCTGATGGCGGACAAGCATGGCGGCTTCCGCTTCGCCATCCTGCCGATCGGCGCCTATGAGCCGCGCTGGTTCATGGCGCCGCAGCATCAGAATCCGGAGGAAGCGGTGCAAGGCATGAAACTGTGCAATGCCGCCTTCGCCGCCGGCTGCCACTGGGGCACTTTTCAGCTCACCGACGAACCCATGGACGAGCCAGCCCGCAAACTGGCCGAGGCGCTCGAGGTCGAGGGCCTGCCGCAGGACCGTTTTCGCGCCTTGCGGCCCGGCGAGATCTGGAAGGTACCGGAGGTCGAACAAGGCTGA
- a CDS encoding protease inhibitor Inh/omp19 family protein encodes MNFSKSGLVAVSLAALVASGCSTTRFSSMDDQQPAPLPAAPAGQVSSNQLPPPASPGTTDPSQFPTAPANTQVASLPPDGSAPAGASDLSAAAVAGVWNASVSGQSCKIATPQTKFGAGFRAGPLHCPAPIDGIKSWNVAGKQLTLYDENGGSLARLYSSGGSKFDGQTSSGQPISLTR; translated from the coding sequence ATGAATTTTTCGAAAAGCGGCCTTGTGGCCGTATCGCTGGCTGCGCTCGTTGCGAGTGGCTGCTCGACCACACGCTTCTCGTCGATGGACGACCAGCAGCCCGCGCCGCTGCCTGCGGCTCCGGCCGGCCAAGTGAGTTCCAACCAGCTGCCGCCGCCGGCCTCGCCCGGCACCACCGACCCGTCGCAATTCCCGACCGCACCGGCAAACACGCAGGTTGCGTCCTTGCCGCCGGACGGCTCGGCGCCCGCCGGTGCCTCGGATCTCAGCGCGGCTGCCGTCGCCGGCGTCTGGAACGCCAGCGTTTCCGGCCAGAGCTGCAAGATTGCGACGCCGCAGACCAAGTTCGGCGCCGGCTTCCGCGCCGGGCCGCTGCATTGCCCGGCCCCGATCGACGGCATCAAGTCGTGGAACGTCGCCGGCAAGCAGCTGACGCTTTACGATGAGAATGGCGGCTCGCTGGCGCGGCTCTATTCCTCGGGCGGTTCGAAATTCGATGGCCAGACTTCCAGCGGTCAGCCGATTTCGCTTACACGATAA
- the zapE gene encoding cell division protein ZapE, with protein MHLRDGLQTHATVRQRYDHLVDTGAIERDPAQERIAAALDRLTSEISAKRLAHKSSALGWLFARKRETRDLVRGLYIHGGVGRGKTMLMDMFFELLPVRRKRRVHFNDFMADVQDRIQKHRQARKNGDVKEDDPIPPVAKALAEQAWVLCFDEFSVTDIADAMILSRLFSALFTNGVVLVATSNVAPEDLYRDGLNRQLFLPFISILERHAQVLSLDADKDYRLEKLARTPVYVMPADTVADRALDEAWRTMTRGAPIEATSLTLKGRQVVVPAAAGDAARFSFADLCEKPLGARDFLAIAGRFSTIFIDHVPVLGEGKRNEAKRFILLIDTLYDHHVRLVVSAEAPPQELYVAKRGVEVFEFERTASRLIEMQSRDWLEGWAERRKATAPTEASQAQA; from the coding sequence ATGCATCTGCGTGACGGCCTCCAGACCCATGCGACCGTCAGGCAGCGCTACGACCATTTGGTGGACACCGGCGCGATCGAGCGCGATCCGGCGCAGGAACGCATCGCGGCAGCGCTCGATCGGCTGACATCGGAAATCTCGGCAAAACGGCTGGCGCACAAATCCAGTGCGCTAGGCTGGCTGTTCGCCCGCAAGCGCGAGACGCGGGACCTCGTCAGGGGCCTCTACATCCATGGCGGCGTCGGCCGCGGCAAGACCATGCTGATGGACATGTTCTTCGAGCTGCTGCCGGTCCGGCGCAAGCGCCGCGTCCATTTTAACGACTTCATGGCCGACGTGCAGGATCGCATCCAGAAGCACCGGCAGGCGCGCAAGAATGGTGACGTAAAGGAAGACGATCCGATCCCGCCTGTGGCAAAAGCCTTGGCCGAGCAGGCCTGGGTGCTGTGCTTCGACGAATTCTCGGTCACCGACATCGCCGACGCGATGATCCTGTCGCGGCTGTTTTCGGCGTTGTTCACCAATGGCGTCGTGCTTGTCGCCACCTCGAACGTGGCGCCGGAAGATCTCTATCGCGACGGGCTCAACCGCCAGCTGTTCCTGCCGTTCATCAGCATATTGGAACGGCACGCGCAGGTGTTGTCGCTCGACGCAGACAAGGATTACCGGCTGGAAAAGCTCGCCCGCACGCCGGTCTATGTCATGCCGGCCGATACTGTGGCCGACCGGGCGCTCGATGAGGCCTGGCGGACGATGACACGCGGCGCGCCGATAGAAGCGACCTCGCTGACGCTGAAGGGACGGCAAGTGGTGGTGCCGGCCGCGGCGGGCGACGCGGCGCGGTTTTCCTTCGCTGATCTCTGCGAAAAACCGCTCGGCGCGCGCGATTTCCTGGCCATCGCCGGACGCTTCTCGACCATCTTCATCGATCACGTGCCGGTGCTGGGCGAAGGCAAGCGCAACGAGGCCAAGCGCTTCATCCTGTTGATCGACACGCTTTACGATCATCACGTGCGGCTGGTGGTGAGCGCAGAGGCGCCGCCGCAAGAGCTTTATGTGGCCAAGCGCGGCGTCGAGGTGTTCGAATTCGAACGCACCGCGTCGCGCCTGATCGAGATGCAGAGCCGCGACTGGCTGGAAGGCTGGGCCGAGCGGCGGAAGGCGACGGCGCCGACAGAAGCGTCGCAGGCGCAGGCTTAG
- the mdh gene encoding malate dehydrogenase: MARNKIALIGSGMIGGTLAHMIGLKDLGDVVLFDIAEGIPQGKGLDIAQSSPVDGFDSRLTGVNDYAGIEGADVCIVTAGVPRKPGMSRDDLLGINLKVMEQVGAGLKKYAPKAFVICITNPLDAMVWALQKFSGLPKTHVVGMAGVLDSARFRYFLAEEFKVSVEDVTAFVLGGHGDSMVPMIRYSTVSGIPLPDLIKMGWTSKEKLDQIVQRTRDGGAEIVGLLKTGSAYYAPAASAIQMAEAYLKDKKRVLPCAAHLSGQYGVKGTYVGVPVVIGAGGVERIIEIDLNKAEQKMFDSSVATVQGLTEACVKIAPQLASK, encoded by the coding sequence ATGGCACGCAACAAGATAGCGCTTATCGGCTCGGGCATGATCGGCGGCACGCTGGCCCACATGATCGGCCTCAAGGACCTCGGCGACGTGGTGCTGTTCGATATTGCCGAGGGCATTCCGCAAGGCAAGGGGCTCGATATCGCGCAGTCGTCGCCGGTCGATGGGTTCGATTCCCGGCTGACCGGTGTCAATGACTATGCCGGCATCGAGGGCGCGGACGTCTGCATCGTCACCGCCGGCGTGCCGCGCAAGCCGGGAATGAGCCGCGACGACCTGCTCGGCATCAACCTCAAGGTCATGGAGCAGGTCGGCGCCGGTCTGAAGAAGTACGCGCCGAAGGCCTTCGTCATCTGCATCACCAACCCGCTCGACGCCATGGTCTGGGCGCTGCAGAAGTTTTCCGGCCTGCCCAAGACCCATGTCGTCGGCATGGCTGGCGTGCTCGACAGCGCGCGCTTCCGGTATTTCCTGGCCGAGGAATTCAAGGTTTCGGTCGAGGACGTCACCGCCTTCGTGCTCGGCGGCCACGGCGATTCCATGGTGCCGATGATCCGCTATTCGACGGTGTCGGGCATTCCGCTGCCCGACCTGATCAAGATGGGCTGGACCTCGAAAGAGAAGCTCGACCAGATCGTGCAGCGTACCCGCGACGGCGGCGCCGAGATCGTCGGCCTGCTCAAGACCGGCTCGGCCTATTACGCGCCGGCCGCCTCGGCGATCCAGATGGCCGAGGCCTATCTCAAGGACAAGAAGCGCGTGCTGCCGTGTGCTGCCCACCTCTCCGGCCAGTATGGCGTCAAGGGCACCTATGTCGGCGTTCCCGTGGTGATCGGCGCCGGCGGCGTCGAGCGCATCATCGAGATCGACCTCAACAAGGCCGAGCAGAAGATGTTCGACAGTTCGGTGGCGACCGTGCAGGGCCTGACCGAGGCCTGCGTCAAGATCGCGCCGCAGCTCGCCTCGAAGTAA
- the sucC gene encoding ADP-forming succinate--CoA ligase subunit beta, which yields MNIHEYQGKALLKSFGAPVAEGVPVFKASEAEAAAKALPGPLYVVKSQIHAGGRGKGKFKELGPDAKGGVRLAKSVADVVANANEMLGHTLVTKQTGPAGKQVNRLYIEDGADIERELYLSILVDRSVGRVAFVVSTEGGMDIEAVAHDTPEKIITVAIDPEKGVTAADLKSLNGALKLDGDAAKDGETLFPILYKAFVEKDMSLLEVNPLIVMKNGRLRVLDAKVSFDNNALFRHPDVLELRDTTEEDEKEIEASKYDLAYVALDGNIGCMVNGAGLAMATMDIIKLYGAEPANFLDVGGGASKEKVTAAFKIITKDPAVKGILINIFGGIMKCDIIAEGVIAAVKEVGLKVPLVVRLEGTNAELGKKIINDSGLNVVSADDLDDAAKKIVAAVKG from the coding sequence ATGAACATCCATGAATATCAAGGCAAGGCGCTGCTGAAGAGCTTTGGCGCGCCGGTGGCCGAAGGCGTGCCGGTGTTCAAGGCGAGCGAGGCGGAAGCCGCGGCCAAGGCGCTGCCCGGCCCGCTCTATGTGGTGAAGAGCCAGATCCATGCCGGCGGCCGCGGCAAGGGCAAATTCAAGGAGCTTGGCCCCGATGCCAAGGGTGGTGTGCGGCTGGCGAAGTCGGTCGCCGACGTCGTCGCCAACGCCAACGAAATGCTCGGTCATACGCTGGTGACCAAGCAGACCGGCCCGGCCGGCAAGCAGGTCAATCGCCTCTATATCGAGGACGGCGCCGACATCGAGCGCGAGCTCTATCTGTCGATCCTCGTCGACCGTTCGGTTGGCCGCGTCGCCTTCGTCGTCTCGACGGAAGGCGGCATGGACATCGAGGCGGTGGCGCATGACACGCCGGAAAAGATCATCACCGTCGCCATCGACCCGGAAAAGGGCGTGACGGCAGCCGATCTGAAGTCGCTCAACGGCGCGCTGAAGCTCGACGGTGACGCGGCCAAGGACGGCGAAACGCTGTTCCCGATCCTCTACAAGGCCTTCGTCGAGAAGGACATGAGCCTGCTCGAGGTCAACCCGCTGATCGTCATGAAGAACGGCCGGCTGCGCGTGCTCGACGCCAAAGTATCGTTCGACAACAATGCGCTGTTTCGCCATCCCGACGTGCTCGAACTGCGCGACACCACCGAAGAGGACGAGAAGGAGATCGAGGCGTCGAAATACGACCTCGCCTATGTCGCGCTCGACGGCAATATCGGCTGCATGGTCAATGGCGCCGGCCTGGCCATGGCGACGATGGACATTATCAAGCTATATGGCGCCGAACCGGCCAACTTCCTCGATGTCGGCGGCGGCGCTTCCAAGGAGAAGGTGACGGCGGCGTTCAAGATCATTACCAAGGATCCGGCGGTCAAAGGCATACTGATCAACATCTTCGGCGGCATCATGAAGTGCGACATCATCGCCGAGGGCGTCATTGCCGCGGTCAAGGAAGTCGGCCTGAAGGTTCCGCTGGTGGTGCGCCTCGAAGGCACCAATGCGGAGCTCGGCAAGAAGATCATCAACGACAGTGGCCTCAATGTCGTATCGGCCGATGATCTTGATGACGCAGCCAAGAAGATCGTGGCGGCGGTGAAGGGCTGA
- a CDS encoding cupin domain-containing protein yields the protein MPPRKINLVEAADAKITKVFDPHIAGDVNDSQAKVAKFGEVFDWHAHEHEDEAFLVLRGRIAIDFRDGPVELGEGDFIVVPRGVEHRPRSLTAEPVVLMFEPATTLNTGNAKSDLTVTDLKRL from the coding sequence ATGCCTCCGCGCAAGATAAACCTCGTCGAGGCGGCGGATGCGAAGATCACCAAGGTCTTCGATCCGCATATCGCCGGCGACGTGAATGACAGTCAGGCGAAGGTCGCCAAGTTCGGCGAGGTGTTCGATTGGCACGCGCATGAGCATGAGGATGAAGCCTTCCTCGTGCTGCGGGGCAGGATCGCCATCGATTTCCGCGACGGTCCCGTCGAGCTCGGCGAGGGCGATTTCATCGTCGTGCCGCGTGGTGTCGAGCACCGGCCGCGCTCTCTTACGGCAGAGCCCGTGGTGCTGATGTTCGAGCCGGCGACGACGCTCAACACCGGCAATGCCAAGAGCGACCTCACCGTCACCGACCTGAAGCGGCTCTGA
- a CDS encoding DUF1579 family protein, translating to MNAASFSSLSADHQRLLALVGAWRGEEEVADTQWADGGPATSEVLAEAQFGGLFVVQRYRQRRDGTISFGAHSVFGFDQQNSLVTMHQFDSMGFVPVSPAMGSWNGSELVLERSSPRGSARVTYIFDDADIYRMRLHFKPAGSDAWQDMVSGVYKRVSPSSINGF from the coding sequence ATGAACGCTGCATCCTTCTCTTCGCTCTCGGCCGATCACCAGCGCCTGCTGGCGCTGGTCGGCGCGTGGCGCGGCGAGGAAGAGGTGGCGGACACACAATGGGCCGACGGCGGCCCGGCGACGTCCGAAGTGCTGGCGGAGGCACAGTTCGGTGGCCTGTTCGTGGTGCAGCGCTATCGCCAGCGCCGCGACGGCACGATTTCCTTCGGCGCGCATAGCGTGTTCGGCTTCGACCAGCAGAACAGCCTCGTCACCATGCACCAGTTCGATTCGATGGGCTTTGTGCCGGTTTCGCCGGCCATGGGCAGCTGGAACGGCAGCGAGCTGGTCCTGGAGCGATCGTCGCCGCGCGGCTCCGCGCGCGTGACGTATATTTTTGACGATGCCGACATCTACCGCATGCGATTGCATTTCAAACCTGCCGGCAGTGATGCCTGGCAAGACATGGTGAGCGGCGTCTACAAGCGCGTCTCGCCTTCCTCGATCAACGGTTTTTAG
- the sucD gene encoding succinate--CoA ligase subunit alpha, whose translation MSILVDKNTKVLVQGLTGKTGTFHTEQALAYHGTKMVGGIHPKKGGETWTGSKGESLPIFATVAEGKEKTGANASVVYVPPAGAAEAILEAIEAEIPLIICITEGIPVMDMIKVKARLDRSTSRLIGPNCPGVLTPNECKIGIMPGNIFRKGSVGVVSRSGTLTYEAVFQTTNVGLGQTTAVGIGGDPVKGTEFIDVLEMFLADDETKSIIMIGEIGGSAEEDAAQFLKDEAKRGRKKPMAGFIAGRTAPAGRTMGHAGAVISGGKGGAEDKIAAMESAGIKVSPSPARLGTTLVEAIKG comes from the coding sequence ATGTCCATTCTCGTCGACAAGAACACCAAGGTGCTGGTGCAGGGCCTGACCGGCAAGACCGGCACGTTCCACACCGAACAGGCGCTGGCCTATCACGGCACCAAGATGGTGGGTGGCATCCACCCCAAGAAGGGCGGCGAGACCTGGACCGGGTCGAAGGGCGAGAGCCTGCCGATCTTCGCCACCGTCGCCGAGGGCAAGGAAAAGACCGGCGCCAACGCGTCCGTCGTCTACGTGCCGCCGGCGGGCGCCGCCGAAGCGATCCTGGAAGCGATCGAGGCGGAAATCCCACTGATCATCTGCATCACCGAGGGCATTCCGGTGATGGACATGATCAAGGTCAAGGCGCGGCTCGACCGCTCGACCTCGCGGCTGATCGGCCCGAACTGCCCGGGCGTGCTCACCCCCAACGAATGCAAGATCGGCATCATGCCCGGAAACATCTTCCGCAAGGGCTCGGTCGGCGTTGTTTCGCGCTCGGGAACACTTACCTATGAGGCAGTGTTCCAGACCACCAATGTCGGCCTCGGCCAGACCACCGCCGTCGGCATTGGCGGCGACCCCGTCAAGGGCACCGAATTCATCGACGTGCTCGAGATGTTCCTCGCCGACGACGAGACCAAGTCGATCATCATGATCGGCGAGATCGGCGGTTCGGCCGAGGAAGACGCCGCGCAGTTCCTCAAGGACGAAGCCAAGCGTGGCCGCAAGAAGCCGATGGCCGGCTTTATCGCCGGGCGCACGGCGCCGGCCGGCCGCACCATGGGCCATGCGGGCGCTGTCATCTCCGGCGGCAAGGGCGGCGCGGAGGACAAGATCGCGGCGATGGAATCGGCCGGGATAAAGGTTTCGCCGTCGCCGGCACGGCTGGGCACGACCTTGGTCGAGGCGATCAAGGGTTAA